From the genome of Vicia villosa cultivar HV-30 ecotype Madison, WI unplaced genomic scaffold, Vvil1.0 ctg.000901F_1_1, whole genome shotgun sequence, one region includes:
- the LOC131632066 gene encoding tobamovirus multiplication protein 1-like has protein sequence MAFSLRTKTFTFTEGESPLQSSFNEIYHLDQWQRSIYYTLCAAYATVSVIALIQLVRIQMRVPEYGWTTQKVFHLMNFLVNGVRALIFGLYESVFAIKPKAFEQVLMEVPGLLFFSTYTLLVLFWAEIYHQARSEPAQKLRPAYFSINGVVYFIQICLWIYMSASKTATGFGAAKLFLAVISFCASLGFLLYGGRLFFLLRRFPIESRGRQKKLYEVGSVTSICCTCFLIRCALLAVSAFHKEADLDVLDHPILNLMYYLLVEIVPSALVLFILRKLPPKRVSDQYHPIR, from the exons atggcattttcACTTAGGACCAAGACGTTTACGTTTACAGAAGGAGAATCTCCACTTCAATCGTCGTTCAACGAGATTTATCATCTAGATCAATGGCAGAGAAGCATTTACTATACCCTATGTGCCGCTTACGCAACCGTTTCCGTTATTGCCCTC ATACAACTGGTGCGGATTCAAATGAGAGTCCCTGAATATGGATGGACAACACAGAAGGTTTTTCATTTGATGAATTTTCTCGTCAATGGAG TGAGGGCTCTTATTTTTGGTTTGTACGAAAGTGTTTTCGCAATTAAACCAAAG GCATTTGAACAGGTGTTAATGGAAGTTCCTGGTCTTCTGTTTTTCTCTACTTATACATTGCTGGTCTTGTTTTGGGCTGAGATATATCACCAG GCTAGAAGTGAACCTGCACAAAAGCTTAGGCCTGCTTATTTTTCAATAAATGGAGTTGTTTACTTCATACAG ATTTGCCTCTGGATTTACATGTCTGCAAGCAAAACTGCCACGGGCTTTGGAGCGGCTAAACTCTTCCTTGCAG TTATATCATTCTGTGCTTCTCTTGGATTTTTGTTGTATGGTGGAAG GTTGTTTTTCTTGTTGAGACGCTTCCCCATTGAATCCAGAGGTCGTCAAAAGAAGCTCTACGAG GTTGGATCAGTTACAAGTATTTGCTGCACATGTTTCTTGATAAGATGTGCTTTG CTTGCTGTTTCAGCATTTCATAAGGAAGCAGATCTTGATGTTTTGGATCATCCCATACTTAACTTAATGTATTATTTG TTGGTAGAGATTGTTCCATCAGCATTGGTGTTGTTCATTCTAAGAAAGCTTCCTCCAAAACGAGTTTCAGATCAGTATCACCCTATTAGATAA